The Streptomyces cyaneogriseus subsp. noncyanogenus region GACGAGCCCCATGCACCCCCGGTTCACCGGGAGGACGACCGAGCGTAGTCAGGCCGCTTCGCCGCTCGCAAGGCGTCCACGACGATCTTGCTCGAGCGCTCCACGGTAACGGTGGCCCGTTCCTTCTCGAGAGTCTGCACCACGCCTCCAGGGATGTTGAGGGCCGGCTCGAGGTCCTGCGGCTTTCCGATGACCTTGAAACGATACGGCGCGTTGATCTTGTTCCCGTCGACGCTCACGCCGTTTCCCGAATCCGTCAGATACGTTCCGGCGACGACCCGTACACCGTTCACCTGGATCGCCTCCGCCCCGGCGGCCCGCAGCTCCTGGATCGCGTCGAGCAGCATGTCCGCCTCGACCGTCCCCTTCGTGTCCTCGATGGTCATCGCGATGCCGGGGCCCTGCGCGGCCACCGTGCCCGCCAGAATGCCGAGTTGCCGTTCCTTCTCGACCGTCTGCCTGCGAGCCTCCTCGGCCTGGTCGGAGCTGTTCTCCAACTCGTCCCGCTGCTTCTCGAGCCCCTGCTTCTCGTCCTCAAGACGCTGCGTACGGTCGTCGAGTTCATCGAG contains the following coding sequences:
- a CDS encoding DUF881 domain-containing protein, producing MSDHEERERAGHPGHGLRKELPEEVPATVPPPREEREEEQPRLTGRQRLVKGLWPPRLTRAQLIVALLLFGLGFGLAVQVASNSDGDSALRGARQEDLVRILDELDDRTQRLEDEKQGLEKQRDELENSSDQAEEARRQTVEKERQLGILAGTVAAQGPGIAMTIEDTKGTVEADMLLDAIQELRAAGAEAIQVNGVRVVAGTYLTDSGNGVSVDGNKINAPYRFKVIGKPQDLEPALNIPGGVVQTLEKERATVTVERSSKIVVDALRAAKRPDYARSSSR